tatgttctttttgttatttgttattgAATGTTTTCAGGATGAGCATTTTGAAGCGTGACAAGGTAGAAGAAGCAAATTGCCAGCAATGGGTGGGTTATTATGATAACGGAAATCAAAGTAGGATTTTGTGGGGCTTCTACTGCAGACCGGAAAATCTTTATCTCCCTTCAAATGGACACATTTCTAGGTCCCATAACCGGCCTCCGACTAGGCCTTGTGTCTAATCCATAGGGGGTGAACCACTTGTATCAACTGACTACCACTAGTCAAGGGGACCCTCTTTTTTTCCATCATAATCAATCTAAATCTTCCTGCATCAACTTCATTTTTCTGGAACACCTCATCATCCTCATCCCTGTTCTTGGATTGGATTCAATCATCCTTGTGAAATTTTGATGCAGAAGAGGATGTAATGTAAAGGAACAGAGTACAGCAGCAGAGTAGACATTCTTGTTAGTCTCATGTCAAGGACTCAAATAACTATAATTTATCTACAAATATTTGACAAAGCTATTGATCTAACTGCAAACGTAAAACAAATGCTTCTTCGATCTTCATCTAGATGATCAGAACACAACATAAATTCTTATTAAAAGTTCTCAACAAGAGGGTAATCTGCATTGTCATACGATAATCCGAAAAAATTTCTTTGTATGTGTCGGACATGGAAActtaacaaacaacaaacataATGAAAGTGTCCTAGCTTGGTCTATTCCCACTTGGTTATATCtcttctaaaatttcaaaatagtacATAAAGTGTCCAATTTTAATCAAAGCCTGCATACTCTTACACCCACTAGGATAAATTCATGGTTTCTTGCATGTTACATTAAAAAGCAAACACCCAAGAACATGAAACATCGCCACTGTCCCACCGTCAAACTTGCTGTTTATTTTCACACATCTTCAGTGGAAACACCAATCGCCACCATTTTCATGTTTTGGAAACAAAGGCTGCTTCCTTTGCTTAGTGCCCCCAAGTAAGAATGTCACCACTAGAGGACATTAATGTCAATGAATGCACGACAGTGGTGCCGATATTCCATTTGTTGGCTGTCCCGACAATCCCGACAACTAGGTGAATGCATTGCCTGCTGAACAGCAAGAAAACACAAACATATTAGCTGAGACCATGAGAAGCTTTGGAAATGTAAGCTAAAGTTCGAGCAAAGAGGAATGTTGGTTTATTTCCAGGATATATCAACATATTTGATGTCACCTTCTAATATCAATTGCATGCAGTGCAAAAGGAGGTCGGTAGAGGAGAACAAGTGGAAAAGGTTATCGGCTTACAAATATACAGTGCATTGATGGGAAACCAATCCTGTTTATAAGATTATCAAACGAACTATCTGCCCCAAAAACTTGAATGACTTTGCTGCTTCTTTCAGGCATTTATTTCGATCATCTCGAGACCAATGCTGCACAGTATAAGCCAGAAATAAGTATGAAGAAAAACCTAGAAAAAAGAAACAGATTATTCTTCCAGTACACAGCAATCTCAATCATCAACCTCGCCAAGCATGTTGAGATTCTTGCGGACATCTTTCAATGATTCTTGCACATCACCCTTCCATTTATAGAACTCTAGTTCCGTTCCTTCAAGAAGCTGATCAGAAACCTAAAGACAattaaaaattaggaaaaaatgaTTGGTTTGGTCTCAGAGAATCTAAATCCGGCAAAAAGAACATTATTTTAAGCTCCTGCATGTTCGTTTTTTGCCTTCACTTTGTAGAGAGAGGCGTAGCCTTCATAATTCTCTTTCAGATTAGAGTTTCTTGGAGGACACAATATAAAAGCACATACAAAGAACTCATCTAAGTTcctaaatatcaaaataagaacaTTACAAAAGTTTATAGGCTCAAATCCAGAAATACTTTCAATGCTACCACCTCAAGCAATGATAGTAAACACTACTAAACATCATGAGTACCGCATACTGGTATATGTACAATTTTTTCTATGCTTTTCCATGTATATGGAGGGTCCTTGGAGAATCAAATCTTCATACTCGTTTTGAAATTTGTCATACAAAGGTGTCAAACACAAGTACTTCAAGAGAAATGAAGAGTCAGAAGGCAATGACCCTATGCATACCTTCCTTGCAATCACTTGACCGCCAGCTATgtgtgaaaaataaatattgtagaAATGAGACAAGAAAAGTGGGGCACTTTTCTCGGCTAATTCCTCCAAATAATTGACATACGAAACTCCTGGATTGCTAGGTTCTGGAACTACAAGATCTCGTTGGCTGAACCATTCTAGATCTTTAGAAAGCCCTGCTGATCTTTCCAGTCCAGTTTTCCTGAAGTAGGCATCTGCAGCAAATTTCGATGTTAAATTCTCTAGTAATTCAGCAAGAAAGAGTTAAAATTGTGCGACCAACATAATCAATTATATCCACCATGGATTCACTGAACACAAGATGCTAATTCTACATCTACGAATTCAAAACAAGACAAGAAGATATCAATTGAACTCATGCAAGTAGCAGATATTGGTAGCATAAATAAGAAAGCAAAGGGCCACCCCTGTTTATGCAAAGGCTCAAATTTCACTCTAACAAAGCTACTCAAAATCCACAATCAGTAGGCACAGCCACAAAGTTCAATATTATTCTAATTTGACACACATAAAAATGTAAAAGGTACTCCCCAGATAATGGGGAAAAGCAAAGAGAAAAAACAAAGCCAAAAGCACCCAtttttttgtaaagtaatttGCTAGGAGAAAAAAGAAAACTCACAAGCAACATCATCGGATTCATCAATGATGCGCTCAATAGTGTTGAAGACGAATTTGCTATCAACCAAGTACTTAAGAAATCCTTCCATAGTGGGACTCCAAGTCTCTGCTTCTCCATCACCACCATTTTCATCGCTTTTCACAGTTTCAGAatcatcttctttttcttgatCGCTTGGGGTATTTTCAGTGTCGGTTTCAGAGTCAGAAACACAATCGGAACTGACCTTTTTACCTTTAATATTACGAAGTCTCATGGCAACGAATCTCATCT
The genomic region above belongs to Gossypium hirsutum isolate 1008001.06 chromosome D05, Gossypium_hirsutum_v2.1, whole genome shotgun sequence and contains:
- the LOC107904929 gene encoding probable inactive heme oxygenase 2, chloroplastic isoform X1, with protein sequence MMRLSCFCQHLSMDSAFKSPIFHPTASFSHSQVSFPFFSFQAQYLTLDKPPTILRCSNSSTISSTTNGNNNNMAGLPVKKKRKRYRKQYPGENEGITEEMRFVAMRLRNIKGKKVSSDCVSDSETDTENTPSDQEKEDDSETVKSDENGGDGEAETWSPTMEGFLKYLVDSKFVFNTIERIIDESDDVAYAYFRKTGLERSAGLSKDLEWFSQRDLVVPEPSNPGVSYVNYLEELAEKSAPLFLSHFYNIYFSHIAGGQVIARKVSDQLLEGTELEFYKWKGDVQESLKDVRKNLNMLGEHWSRDDRNKCLKEAAKSFKFLGQIVRLIIL
- the LOC107904929 gene encoding probable inactive heme oxygenase 2, chloroplastic isoform X2 gives rise to the protein MMRLSCFCQHLSMDSAFKSPIFHPTASFSHSQVSFPFFSFQAQYLTLDKPPTILRCSNSSTISSTTNGNNNNMAGLPVKKKRKRYRKQYPGENEGITEEMRFVAMRLRNIKGKKVSSDCVSDSETDTENTPSDQEKEDDSETVKSDENGGDGEAETWSPTMEGFLKYLVDSKFVFNTIERIIDESDDVAYAYFRKTGLERSAGLSKDLEWFSQRDLVVPEPSNPGVSYVNYLEELAEKSAPLFLSHFYNIYFSHIAGGQVIARKLLEGTELEFYKWKGDVQESLKDVRKNLNMLGEHWSRDDRNKCLKEAAKSFKFLGQIVRLIIL